The genomic stretch aatatatattttggacTTATACTGGTGTCATGAAACGTCACTTTCAGGATCATAAAAAGTATGTTAGTGTGACTGGTACCTGAAACTTTCCTTCAGTCACAAAGTAGGCGCAGAGCAGGGAGCCGGCCAGCAGGCCTGATCCGATGATTACGTTCTGTGTTTGGTTGAGGAAAGCCAGGGACGCCTGGGTTTTCCACTCCGACACCTAAAAACAAGAGAGAAGGACCATTAGATGCATGCCTGTATGGGATTACTAAACATTCTAATAATGGAAAAACTTATAGGTGTCCACATACGTATTACTGGACATTAATCAAAGTCAGAGGTCTGTTACAattgacaataacaaaagaaCCTTTAATGAAGACACACAACTTTAAAGCAACACACCTTCAATTCAAGACAGTTAACAGTCAAAATACATTCAAGCTGAGTGAGAGAAATGTTGTTTGGCTGCAATCAGTTGCTTGAACTGAGACACAATTACTAGCAATTAATTAACGTCACATTGCTTGTGATTGGGTCAGCATGAAACCAATCTGTACACTATCTATAAATATCTATAGATCGATAGAATCTATAAATCTATACGATTTTTCAAGATGTCATTTCAAAGTGATGATGTTTACAATATTTGGTTTAAgtttttcagtcaaaaaattctgttgttttaccTGCAATAACAAAATTATTAGCATCATGTCATAATCTAACATGTTGCCAAGTAATGTCTTCTTGGCTCAGTGTAGACCAGCAGTAGCGTCAAACTGGACaactgtgtgtgtacctctgaCTCACCTGATATTTTAAGATGGCATCCTCAAAACGGCCGACTTCATAGTTCTCTGCGTTGTAGTATTTCACCTGTTGAATGGacagaatacaaataaaattagcGAAATAAAACATCGCATAACTTCTTAGTGAACCAAAACGTAGACGgacaagaaaatgttttttacgtACCGTCTCAAAGTTCAACAAGGAGTCCACAGCTTTGGACTTGGCGTTGTTATCCTGCAGATTCATGTCTCGTCTGTACTTAGTTCTCCAttcagtgatgatgatggtcaGAGCTGAGGAAGATATTATcaggcattaaaaaatatttcatgtaaaatCTGAGCGTTTATCTAAATTTTTAATAGCTTTTGTCACTACTCACTGAGGTACAGGGCCATGCAGACGAAGATAATGAGGCCAAACCAGGCATTGAAATAAGTGACAAAGTAGATGATGGAGATGACGATATCAGCGATGGTTGGGAAGATGCTGAACACTATGTAACTAGGGGGGAAAGAAAGGGGAGTTGAGTCAATTCtcttcaaattcaaaataagagtaCATTTTTAGTGAAAATCCTGTCTCACCTGAGCAGGCTGTTAATGGAGGAGGTACCGCGATCGATGCTTCTCAGCACATCGCCGGTTTTGCGGCCCAGGTGCCAGCGCAAAGAGAGTGAGTGCAAGTGGGCGAACAGACGCACTTGAACCACACGGTTTGTGAACTGCTGCACTTTGATCCACAAGAAAGAGCGCAGGTTGCTGACAAAACCTGAGGCACctgggaagaggaggagataaTGGTGAAGGTGTCAGACAGGTTTTATCACTAGTAGGTCTGTCATCATAACATTGTTGATGTATTGTGCGATAAATAGACACAATCTCAGTCATTTTgcacaatgtcacagtgacctttgagcaccaaaatctTTCAGCGAGCCAAAAAGTCTTTATGCACTAACAACTTTGTCCTCAACTCTGTAAATCCACCAGCAAACTGCTTGTTTAAAAGTTCATTGCTCTTAGAAACTCCtactgtatcttttttttatatcagtagCATAAATTGGGCACAAAATGGtttcaaaatgataaaagtATCATTATCACTATTATTTTTGGGACAATATATTGTGCAACAAAAGTAATTATTGTGACAGGCCTGAACCGTCATCTGAAATGTGATCGGAGACAGAACGTCAATGTGTAGGATCACTTGTAGAGGATTTGTGTTGGTCCTACCTGCCCCGCCGCCCTGCATGAACTTGAGCAGGacataaatacacactgtaGTAGCCAGAGTGTTCCAGCTGCTGTGGTCAGTCAGTTCATTCACTGAGAGAGGGACAAAGgtaaatgagaaaaagacagacagtcGGGTATTTGGCTTGAAGTTAAAGTTGATAAACACTACAATAAATgagaaattaaaattcaaaaggtgttttcagacaaCAAGGTATTTCATACTCCTCTCTTTGGGCCTCTGGAGCCACTGAACCATCAAGAGAAAGATGGCTCAATTTTCACACTTCACACAACGACTCAATGAGTGTGTCTGCAAGCCACGAagtgtatattattttttggcatgcttaaccctttgaaacctgagcaaactggtgcgatttttttcaaaaacatagaaaaaaaggctatgagcaactttgcaagaaatgttccataaattgcaagaaatgattaGATTCAAGAATAATTTTCAAAGGCTTGGTAGatgtctacctgtctgtctttcagtactttttctttttttgcgtttgttttgttgttgatgtttaattttctttctttctttctttctttctttcttttaaaacacattttcagttaaGTTTCTTATACTTAAActagtttttgcaatttttaggtgctttttttattgctcattgctttctttccttgtttttgaaaaaaattaaggcaATTTTAATGTTGCTCTTGAGACTTTACACTATCACACTATTAGCTTGTGGCTAAATCTTGTTTCAGGAATGGACCATTTAACATGAGAAGCAGCTCTGAAATAAACGAGCTTTTCAGTGTACAGggttaggtaaaaaaaatctgtgttgcTCACCGATATTTTTGTAGTAAATGGGTACAAAGACATTAATAGCTCTCTCTACTCCTAGCAGCGTCAAACAGAAAAGAaccagcagctggaggaggatgTTGCCCCGAGGCCACATGTAGGGAACAAGGATGCGGACTTTCTTCCTGAAACCCTGCCAGGTAGACTGATTCTCTTCTGTTCTGCCCAAAAGGCTctgagacacagaaacacattaatACTTAACACAGAGTTTCTCAGTGTGTAACAGCAGAATCGTGTCTGAGATGTGAAACTTTGTTGCCACGGGGAAACTTGCAAGTGCAATTTGTGCATCACTACCTGTCCACTGTTCTCGACATCCCGCTCATCTTCATTTATGAGGAGCATGTATGGTCTCCGTGGCAACCCAGGAGCTTTGAGACCAATGAAGAAGAGCAGCCCAGTGCCGATGTAGCGCATCAGCCACAACCCAAACTGCACCTGAGGGGTTTATAGGCAATCAAAAACAGATTAGTACGGATATAGCATCCCAGTTTATCAGTGTGCGACAGCAGAGAGATGCCAATTTAAAGCTCATAATGCAGCTGTGtaagataaaatgaataatctGATCACTGAATTTGATGATGCATTAAGGGCAGACTGAAGAGAGGACATTTAAATAACACCTGgaacaaaatctgcaaaatttcagattttttgaccATGTAAGATTTATCTTTCTTTTGTCAGTGTCGTATGAttgatattttgatatgttttgCAATGATTATGGCTATAAATGCACGGAAATATATTGCATTATAATGCTAGTGTACGCACAATGAAAATCAATGAAGacattgttagaaaaaaaaactaatgaacAAACTACTGACCTCATTAGATGTGTTGTTTATATTAGGGGTGTAACAGTTCACAAAATTTAGTGCagcaaaaaaattgaaatgccATAGAAAGTTCCTTgagttaaacaaaatataagttattttaattcatttatttattgcaactAACCCATCTTCTGAGGTGTCTTCTTAGtaacataaaaagaaacacagttccttttaaaatattaaatatagaaCTGTAgtcatacaaatacaaacaaaagaacatacAATGACCAAGCCCCCGAGTAATTTAAATATATCTTTATACAGTTACTactataaatgataaaatatttattattggCTTTAGACTGAAAATGAAGTATCAAATTAAGTATTGCATATTACAAAGCAACATTCTAAATTAAGGAGCAATACAATGAACAAAAGTGGCAAGTCATGCTTACAATAATACAACCAGGAAGTTACACTACTGCAGCGGACTTAGCATGGGAGGGGCAAGATTTTGCCTGTTGATTTGACTGGCTAACAGAGGAGCTGTTGGGATCTGAAAGTCAAACAAGGCAATGACTCAGCAAAAAACAGGCTGTAGTGGTGCGCTCACTACCACCAgtgttgtgcatgttttctaGGCCTTCTGAATGTTGTTATACCTGCAGAGACAGGCTGCACAGCTATGAGCCGAGTGGTAGGTGACTCAGAAGACACACctatctaaaataaataactcaCCTTTGAAACAAGATTAGAGGAATAAGCTTAATCCTGATTAGATATGAATGGATATAAACTGCATAAACACACTGCATTTGGGTATAGAGGGCAACATTGAAGCAATGACATATGCAGTGTGCCATGTGTTAATCAAATCTAGTCtgaaaaaagtataaaaattgTCTTGAGTGTGGCACAGTAGGGCTTGTTTCTAAAATATTGGTGAAACAATATATCTAATTACCTGTTGCTGATTGTTCTCCAGCCCCCACCACCAGTGAGGACTGTACCAGGAGACGAAGGCCAAATTCTCAGCCGAAAAAGCCACTGCCCAGAACAACAGCAGCGCTGCACTGTGTCCCCTTGTCCGGTCCATCAGTAGGACCCTACGTCTCTCCACCCTGAGCAGGGCTATAGCCCAAACCCAGCCCAGTGCAGAGAAGCAGCCGTACAGCACCACATAGCCTGGGAGCTCTCCTCCGCTGGCAGCCCGCCACACCATCCCACCTAGAAACTGGaccaggaggaggaaggagacgACTTGCTGGAAGCCGTAGAGGCGGGAGCGTGGGATGAACTTGGGTTCCATTGCTGTGCCATACTTTTGGTAGAATATGCAGTGGATGGTGCCGAGGAAGAAGGCGATGGTGAGTAGGATGGAGGGAACGAGTGTGAAGTAGAAGCAGGGGGAGATGCCTTCATCTACCCAGGTGTGGGAGATGGAGGAGTTGGCTTCGCAGTAGCTCTGGATAAACACCATGGCTGCAgctggagagaaacagaaattagATAAGgggacatttcaaatattttaaagtggggttgtatgggatACTTGTCCACAAGTGTATGCTAAAATGAGTATTTTCAcggctttaccttaatgtcagacagcgATTTCCAAAGAAAAATTAAGCTGTTATATCACTCTTTTTAATAtcactccactgagaaaaacattattttagctcgctgaacacaggagctgctggtctgctttcttcagttggtttgtttgttattgtgtgattttggcgtttaaaagggttagtttggactcaccaaagtcacacaataacacaaactaacaatATTCTTTATATAATGTATGCTTAAactaattttgattttttttcaaggtgggacttttttagggTGTACCATCCACTGCAGCACATTGTCTACCTTACTTGTCAgacttcagcctgcttctccagtCAGAGGGTGCACcaactgacatttactgtatcCCAAACaaccccattaaaaaaaaaataaataaatcaactatTACTTTAAAATGCAAGACTGAAACACAAACTTGGCTGGCTACTAAGCTTTGCTTTATTAGGCTGTGGATCTCAGTGAGATCTGAAGTTGCTGACTCATGGTTCACTGCTGCACCTgctttagctgctgctgcttatAAATTACCACCACCTATTTGTAACACATTGCCATAATGTACCTAATAATGTCAAAAGAGCAGTCTACAGAAACAATATCACACAAATTTATAAACTGTTAGCACACACCACACCATTCACATTGAGATGCTAAGGGCACAACAAGCAGAAATTAGAGATCAGCATGTATTTAAGAGGCTACACACATAACGTAACAGTTGTAGTGTAGTAGTTGTAACATTACCTTATTTGCCTTATTTGGTCGCTCTCCACTTCACAGTCACCTCAGCACTGCAGCTGACAGTAACAGAGGTTACTCCAGGGAAGCTAGCAAGTCCCCTAAAAACTAACGTTAGCCGCTAGTTAGCTTAGTCGGCTTAACACAACTCTAACTCAAACTACACTTTATAACGTGACGGACAGGTGTGAGACATCGCCGGTGTATGTCTAACATCTAAACGTGTGTATGCTCATGTTGTCACGGCTGCTGTCCTTGTTGCGCGCATGTTAAACAACACCCATCCATGACTCGGCAATCGACGCTTTACGCAACAGAGTCTGACTCAGGGTTTGACTGCACGGCCTGACGCTCAGCGCCCCCTGCAGGATGgagacaaacataaaacaacatgaaaagaaatgacagacAGAAGAAGTATTAAGATATTGTACTCAGGTATAAGTACCTTTACCACTGTCTCAATACTCCACTATAGGTAAAAGGTCAGCCGTCAcaattttactcaagtaaaagtacaaaagtattgtAGATCAGGTCTGACAGATCATAATTTTATTGCAGCCTACATCAATCTGCTCCttgtttttacatcttttcttaaaaa from Plectropomus leopardus isolate mb chromosome 24, YSFRI_Pleo_2.0, whole genome shotgun sequence encodes the following:
- the abcb6a gene encoding ATP-binding cassette, sub-family B (MDR/TAP), member 6a → MVFIQSYCEANSSISHTWVDEGISPCFYFTLVPSILLTIAFFLGTIHCIFYQKYGTAMEPKFIPRSRLYGFQQVVSFLLLVQFLGGMVWRAASGGELPGYVVLYGCFSALGWVWAIALLRVERRRVLLMDRTRGHSAALLLFWAVAFSAENLAFVSWYSPHWWWGLENNQQQVQFGLWLMRYIGTGLLFFIGLKAPGLPRRPYMLLINEDERDVENSGQSLLGRTEENQSTWQGFRKKVRILVPYMWPRGNILLQLLVLFCLTLLGVERAINVFVPIYYKNIVNELTDHSSWNTLATTVCIYVLLKFMQGGGAGASGFVSNLRSFLWIKVQQFTNRVVQVRLFAHLHSLSLRWHLGRKTGDVLRSIDRGTSSINSLLSYIVFSIFPTIADIVISIIYFVTYFNAWFGLIIFVCMALYLTLTIIITEWRTKYRRDMNLQDNNAKSKAVDSLLNFETVKYYNAENYEVGRFEDAILKYQVSEWKTQASLAFLNQTQNVIIGSGLLAGSLLCAYFVTEGKFQVGDFVLFGTYIIQLYTPLNWFGTYYRMIQNSFIDMESMFKLFEEEEEVKDEVNAGSLLYRQGKVEFENVYFSYTNGKEILRDVSFTVLPGQTVALVGPSGSGKSTIIRLLFRFYDVQGGCISIDGQDISKVKQTSLRAHIGVVPQDTVLFNDTIRDNIRYGRISATDQEVEEAALAADIHDKIMTFPEGYDTQVGERGLKLSGGEKQRVAIARTILKAPQIILLDEATSALDTQTERNIQASLAKVCANRTTVVVAHRLSTIIGADQILVISDGRIAERGRHEELLDKGGLYADMWMKQQQAQESDSSSDTEAKDRKSEKLQPPSTSSEH